One window from the genome of Labilithrix sp. encodes:
- a CDS encoding sigma-70 family RNA polymerase sigma factor encodes MAASTHLPKLLVSEAALSAVPCFDDVYRDHFAFVWRSAKRLGVRDGSLDDVVQEVFVIVHRRLDEFEGRSSLRTWLFGITLRVARDHRRSLARKSPAGSVDPDSLRATTPGPSESMERAEAIALLHALLDELDDDKREVFVMAQLEQMTMPDIASTLGLNVNTAYARLRAARLSFEDALARHRAREAHPSLPSSSRGGRR; translated from the coding sequence GTGGCGGCTTCCACTCACCTCCCGAAGCTCTTGGTCTCCGAAGCAGCGCTTTCGGCAGTCCCGTGCTTCGACGACGTGTATCGCGACCACTTCGCCTTCGTCTGGCGCAGCGCGAAGCGTCTCGGCGTTCGCGACGGCTCGCTCGACGACGTCGTGCAGGAGGTCTTCGTGATCGTGCACCGGAGGCTCGACGAGTTCGAGGGGCGCTCGTCGCTGCGCACGTGGCTCTTCGGCATCACGCTCCGCGTCGCGCGCGACCATCGCCGCAGCCTCGCGCGCAAGAGCCCCGCCGGCTCCGTCGATCCCGACTCGCTCCGCGCGACCACGCCGGGCCCGAGCGAGTCGATGGAGAGGGCGGAGGCGATCGCGCTCTTGCATGCGCTCCTCGACGAGCTCGACGACGACAAGCGCGAGGTCTTCGTGATGGCGCAGCTCGAACAGATGACGATGCCCGACATCGCGAGCACCCTCGGCCTCAACGTGAACACGGCCTACGCCCGCCTCCGCGCAGCCCGCCTCTCGTTCGAGGACGCCCTCGCGCGCCATCGCGCGCGCGAGGCGCATCCTTCCCTTCCTTCTTCCTCCCGTGGAGGGCGTCGATGA
- a CDS encoding DUF99 family protein: MNVIGFDDGPFPRDHRGDVLLVGVVCSATRVDGIVSGRIRRDGIDSTRRVVELVRASQFGQHIQAVMFQGIAVGGFNVIDIHGLSLALQIPVLVVVRRPPDMAAVKRALFSRTPHDRPAVPGAARKWGLIERAGTLEPLGVSRRSLKREPTGLATTQRLWIQRAGLTIDEARRVVARTTLHGNIPEPLRLAHLIAGGITTGKSRGRA; encoded by the coding sequence CTGAACGTCATCGGCTTCGACGACGGCCCGTTCCCGCGCGATCACCGCGGGGACGTCCTGCTCGTGGGCGTCGTGTGCTCGGCGACGCGCGTCGACGGGATCGTGAGCGGGCGCATCCGCCGCGACGGGATCGACTCGACCCGCCGCGTGGTGGAGCTCGTGCGCGCGAGCCAGTTCGGGCAGCACATCCAGGCGGTGATGTTCCAGGGCATCGCGGTCGGTGGGTTCAACGTCATCGACATCCACGGCCTCTCGCTCGCGCTCCAGATCCCGGTCCTCGTCGTCGTGCGGCGGCCGCCGGACATGGCGGCGGTGAAGCGCGCGCTCTTCAGCCGCACGCCGCACGATCGACCCGCGGTGCCGGGGGCGGCGCGGAAGTGGGGGCTCATCGAGCGCGCGGGGACGCTCGAGCCGCTCGGCGTGTCGCGGCGCTCGTTGAAGCGCGAGCCGACCGGGCTCGCGACGACGCAGCGCCTCTGGATCCAGCGCGCGGGCCTCACGATCGACGAGGCCCGCCGCGTCGTCGCGCGTACGACGCTCCACGGCAACATCCCGGAGCCGCTCCGCCTCGCGCACCTCATCGCGGGCGGCATCACGACCGGCAAGAGCCGCGGCCGCGCATGA